The Pseudomonas sp. FP2309 genomic sequence AATATCGACCGCACCTTGGGGAAGGGCGGTGAGGCCAGGGAAATCCAACGACGCATTGATTTCATCAAGACCACGCTGCGTCAGTCGCGCTGCCAGGCCCTGGTGCTGGGTATCAGCGGCGGCGTCGACTCCCTCACCGCTGGCCGCCTGTGCCAGTTGGCGGCGGAGCAACTGCGCAGTGAAGGCTACGCCGCGCGCTTTATCGCCATGCGCCTGCCTTACAAAACCCAGGCCGACGAACGCGATGCCCAGGCCTCGCTGGACTACATCGTCCCGGACCACATCGATACCCTCAACATTGCCGCCGGCGTCGACGGCCTGATGGCGAGCCTGACCGCCCCTGAGGCCAGTGCTGCCCAGCTCGATTTCATCAAAGGCAACGTCAAGGCCCGCACCCGCATGATCGCGCAGTACGCCGTGGCCAACCTGCACAACGGCCTGGTGGTCGGCACCGACCACGGCGCCGAAGCACTGATGGGGTTTTTCACCAAGTTCGGTGATGGCGCCTGCGACCTGGCACCGCTGTCGGGCCTGACCAAAACCCAGGTGCGCCTGCTGGCCAGCGCACTTGGCGCCCCGGAAAACCTGGTGCACAAACACCCCACCGCCGATCTCGAAGAACTGGCGCCGGGCAAGTTGGATGAACATGCCTATGGCTGTTCTTACGAAGAGATCGATGCGTACTTGATGGGTGAGCCGGTGAGTGAGCGGGTGCGGGCGATTGTCGAGGCGGCATACAGCAAGACAGCGCACAAGCGTGCGCTGCCGATTACGCCTTGATTTCAGCAATGCACTCCATATCTACAAGCGCCCTGGCAGAGTGTTTGTAGCATCCAGGCAGGGTTCGTCGCGAAGTAGCTTGGCACGCCAGCCGGGTAGGTCGTCTGCATCCACATCCAAGCGTTTGAGCCACTGGTCAGCCGACCAGTCCACCAGGCGCAACTCGCCATCATGAGAGCCACCGTGCAATGAACCCACCGTCTCGTAGCGAATGCCCTTGAGTACATGGTTCAGTAATACATAGGCGGCGGGCTTCGGATCATCGGCATCACCGGCAAGGTACGGGTATGCGCCGGCCTGAATCACGACGCCGTTACCGTAGTCATAGAAGGCAAAATGGCTTGAGGGTAGCTGCGCACGCAGCCCCACCAGGCCGCCAACAAGATCCAGGCGCGCTTGGTCGAGCAAGGTCAGCCAACTGACCGTTTTGATTTTCGTGGGTTTGAACTCGGGGATATTAACCAGCAGACCGGCTGTTCCTACGTCCAAACCAGGCATGCGCGCCGCCATAAAGGCTTCGGTAGGCTCGTTGCCATCCCGGTTGGTGACGGAAAGATTGAAGGCATGTCCGGCGTAGCCCTGCTCTGGAGCCAGTCGGCGTGCTGAGTCAAGAAACAAGCGCAGGAAACCGAGTGGGTTCTGCTCTTGGTACAGAAGCGGTATTGAGAACTCCAGAGCGCTTAGGTCATCTCCCATCTTTGCCGCCCATCCCTGCATCCCAAAAATATCGAAGAGCCAAGCGCTGGCGTCGTTGGATTGCTTGCCGCTGGTGTAGTAGAAACTGAGGTAGTCGTCTTCATCCATTGCGCCCAGCATTTCACGCAGTGACTTTGTCTCACCATACGCTGACAGTGGTTGACCCTGTCTAGGCTCCTCACGCCAGAGCCAAGTGAGATGGGGCTCGGCTAGACGCTTGAAGTCGTCGAAGCACTTGCATAAGGCTTCGCGCACTAAGGGTGTATGGGCCTCCTTGAAATACAGTGTTCCTCGCAGACAGAGTACCGCGCCGATATAGCTCTGGGGCCCGCCCTTCATCAACAGGTGACCGGGTATTTCCAGCAGGTGTGGTTGCTTGGCAAGTTCTTCGGCTACATTGAATTCCGGTTCCATGGGGGGGCCTCCGAATCAGTAAGCGGGGATCATCGGCCGAGGGGAGCGGCCACGCGTCAGGATAAACATCACGCCACCAGCGATGGCTGCGGCCCACCCGAGCTGCTCCACTGGCACGTTGGACTGCTGATGTTCTTGGCTGCAGTCGCATTCGGTGGATGTCATCTCAACGACCTTGTTTTTGTTGCCAGCAATTTTTGCATAGCCCTGCGCCTGTCGTGTATCCGGTGGGTCAGGCGGAAACTTCATTTCCACCACTTGCTTGATATTGTCCTGCGTTGGCGGCCTGCTGGCATCTTTGACAATCACCACGTCAGGCCGGCGAATCATCCCAGTCCCAGGCTTGAACGGTGGATGCTCTGGGTCTTCATTCCAATACTTGTTGATCCAACCCGGTATCCAGCCATGAGGGCTGTTCCCTGTTTGGCTGTCGAGGATTGGCTGTGGTGGTTTCTTGGTCATGTCGTAACTGACCTCTGGCTTATACGGGCTGCGCCTCTGGAGAATCTCGTCAAGCTCCCCAAGGCGCTGGGCCACACAGCCCTGTTTGAGACTCTTGCCATCTTGGCTGATGTTGGGTGTGCTGCTGCAATAGCAAATTGCCGAGCACAGTACATTCTTGTCTCGGGGATCGAGCTTCGGCTTCAGGATGCCCACCGGGTTGGTTTTTCCTCCGGGACTCGTGCCACCCTGAGAAAGGCCGTGTTGATCATTCATTCTTCGCCTTCCTGTGCCAGGTCAATATGGATGGACGCCGACGCAGCGTGGTTAATCCACGATGTCATGCCTTCGATATTTGTAATGTCGAGTGCGCTCCAACCGGCACTGGACCAGACCTTAACCTTGCGGCCAACGATAGGTTTGCCGGTTTCCTGATCTATGAGTTGAAAGCGTCCGGAGTAATGG encodes the following:
- a CDS encoding DUF3396 domain-containing protein, yielding MEPEFNVAEELAKQPHLLEIPGHLLMKGGPQSYIGAVLCLRGTLYFKEAHTPLVREALCKCFDDFKRLAEPHLTWLWREEPRQGQPLSAYGETKSLREMLGAMDEDDYLSFYYTSGKQSNDASAWLFDIFGMQGWAAKMGDDLSALEFSIPLLYQEQNPLGFLRLFLDSARRLAPEQGYAGHAFNLSVTNRDGNEPTEAFMAARMPGLDVGTAGLLVNIPEFKPTKIKTVSWLTLLDQARLDLVGGLVGLRAQLPSSHFAFYDYGNGVVIQAGAYPYLAGDADDPKPAAYVLLNHVLKGIRYETVGSLHGGSHDGELRLVDWSADQWLKRLDVDADDLPGWRAKLLRDEPCLDATNTLPGRL
- a CDS encoding VRR-NUC domain-containing protein, whose protein sequence is MNDQHGLSQGGTSPGGKTNPVGILKPKLDPRDKNVLCSAICYCSSTPNISQDGKSLKQGCVAQRLGELDEILQRRSPYKPEVSYDMTKKPPQPILDSQTGNSPHGWIPGWINKYWNEDPEHPPFKPGTGMIRRPDVVIVKDASRPPTQDNIKQVVEMKFPPDPPDTRQAQGYAKIAGNKNKVVEMTSTECDCSQEHQQSNVPVEQLGWAAAIAGGVMFILTRGRSPRPMIPAY
- the nadE gene encoding ammonia-dependent NAD(+) synthetase; the encoded protein is MQDRIAQELNIDRTLGKGGEAREIQRRIDFIKTTLRQSRCQALVLGISGGVDSLTAGRLCQLAAEQLRSEGYAARFIAMRLPYKTQADERDAQASLDYIVPDHIDTLNIAAGVDGLMASLTAPEASAAQLDFIKGNVKARTRMIAQYAVANLHNGLVVGTDHGAEALMGFFTKFGDGACDLAPLSGLTKTQVRLLASALGAPENLVHKHPTADLEELAPGKLDEHAYGCSYEEIDAYLMGEPVSERVRAIVEAAYSKTAHKRALPITP